One genomic segment of Hordeum vulgare subsp. vulgare chromosome 2H, MorexV3_pseudomolecules_assembly, whole genome shotgun sequence includes these proteins:
- the LOC123425117 gene encoding uncharacterized protein LOC123425117, with amino-acid sequence MNLHNNFERQQPSGSNSAMPPTFWTICPTCSTKYQHHHAILKKAVHCQNCSKAFIAHALTGQHVPFGPHQQFAELWISAGLFSEIRMLQKFEHGQIWALYSDIDKFPNYYAFIEKVDLKNNEVHARWLEVCPDGEEEKSLVVDRTVGCGTYRVATTQGIMIYADTERFSHRVHAIFTGRRNSYEIYPRKDEVWALLKGWDIGWSSGAHNQKNYKYEVVQVLSDFTSGTSITVMPLVKIKVFVSLFIQDKEATPYLIPHDDTIWFSHHIPYRLTGAIENEGIPEGALELDPAALPLNLEQPLACVVSESRSVKGSEFDAKYTGSSRGNKSHMESDGVGERQHATCVNAGIFAKTSVVENRDHNTPSAGEGMDVAEESDDSQAEVLCPEFFYFDQLRDVSRFRRNQIWAVYDSRCCMPRFYARITKVRRAPKFEVHFVSLEFDPRNKAEAAWSRGQLPVACGRFKHGASDTAKETNIFSHIISCEKIKTGNWYEIYPRKGEVWALFKGWDIGWSPGAENHTDFKYELIQVLSDFTTSTSIIVMPLVKVNGFVSLFTGLKEATPYVIPQDNTLRFSHCVPYHWMEGTERDGIPEGAVELDPDALPPNLEDVFASVVPESSSYTQSAVQGSTDVYEESDDIIQTEFECCVESEFYEFTEMKSLDKFEPGQIWALYNDIDKFPNYYAGIRKVDLKNNKVQVRWLDVSPRGEEEERLVNEDRPVGCGTFRVSSDSDAIMTYTGTESFSHPVCGRPTGRRNEYEIIPRLREVWAVYKDWRAGWTARDFKNCDYELVEILTRTDSPIQVKLLRKVDGHRTVFRREPAVNTICTDEFLKFSHQIPHFHLTNEKGGKLRGCLELDPFSVPERFLGIDST; translated from the coding sequence ATGAATCTCCATAATAATTTTGAGCGACAACAGCCATCGGGCTCAAATTCGGCAATGCCGCCAACATTTTGGACCATCTGTCCAACCTGTAGCACCAAATATCAGCACCACCATGCAATTTTGAAGAAAGCTGTACACTGCCAGAATTGCTCGAAGGCCTTCATAGCACATGCTTTAACTGGGCAACATGTTCCTTTTGGTCCACATCAACAGTTTGCCGAGTTATGGATAAGTGCAGGACTATTTTCAGAAATTAGAATGCTTCAGAAGTTCGAACATGGGCAGATATGGGCTCTCTACAGTGACATAGATAAGTTTCCGAATTACTATGCCTTCATAGAGAAAGTTGATCTAAAGAATAATGAAGTACATGCAAGATGGCTTGAAGTCTGTCCcgatggagaggaggagaaaagtTTGGTAGTAGATCGAACCGTTGGCTGTGGAACCTATAGGGTTGCCACCACCCAAGGTATTATGATTTACGCTGACACGGAACGTTTTTCTCATCGTGTACATGCTATATTCACTGGTAGAAGGAACTCTTATGAAATATATCCTAGGAAAGATGAAGTTTGGGCTCTTCTCAAGGGATGGGACATTGGTTGGAGTTCAGGTGCTCACAACCAAAAGAACTACAAGTATGAAGTTGTTCAGGTCCTCTCTGATTTCACGTCTGGCACTAGCATCACTGTCATGCCGCTTGTCAAGATAAAAGTCTTTGTTAGCTTATTTATTCAGGACAAAGAGGCTACTCCATACCTCATACCTCACGATGACACTATATGGTTCTCGCATCATATCCCGTACCGTTTGACGGGCGCAATTGAAAATGAAGGCATTCCAGAAGGAGCTCTCGAACTTGATCCTGCAGCGCTTCCCCTTAACTTGGAACAGCCTCTTGCCTGTGTTGTTTCAGAAAGCAGGTCAGTAAAAGGCTCGGAGTTTGATGCCAAATATACCGGCTCATCCagaggaaataaatctcacatggaATCTGATGGGGTTGGGGAGAGGCAGCATGCTACATGCGTGAATGCAGGGATCTTTGCAAAGACGTCGGTGGTAGAGAACAGAGACCATAACACTCCATCTGCTGGAGAAGGTATGGATGTTGCTGAAGAATCTGACGATTCGCAAGCGGAAGTATTATGTCCTGAATTTTTTTACTTCGACCAACTTCGAGATGTAAGTCGGTTCAGACGCAACCAGATCTGGGCTGTCTATGATAGCCGATGCTGTATGCCAAGATTTTATGCTCGAATTACAAAGGTAAGAAGAGCCCCAAAGTTTGAGGTGCACTTTGTTTCGCTGGAATTTGATCCCAGAAATAAAGCAGAGGCGGCATGGTCACGTGGGCAGCTGCCTGTTGCTTGTGGACGTTTTAAGCATGGAGCGTCCGACACAGCTAAAGAAACTAACATCTTCTCCCATATCATTTCCTGTGAGAAAATCAAGACAGGAAACTGGTATGAGATATATCCTAGGAAAGGTGAAGTTTGGGCCCTTTTCAAGGGATGGGACATTGGCTGGAGTCCGGGGGCTGAAAACCACACTGATTTTAAGTATGAACTTATTCAGGTTCTGTCTGATTTCACGACAAGCACCAGCATCATCGTGATGCCGCTCGTAAAAGTAAATGGCTTTGTTAGCTTATTTACGGGGTTGAAAGAGGCAACCCCTTACGTGATACCTCAGGATAACACGCTAAGGTTTTCACATTGTGTCCCTTACCATTGGATGGAGGGGACCGAAAGAGATGGCATTCCAGAAGGAGCTGTTGAACTTGATCCTGACGCGCTCCCCCCTAACTTGGAAGATGTTTTTGCTTCTGTTGTTCCAGAAAGCAGTAGTTACACTCAATCTGCTGTACAGGGCAGTACTGATGTTTATGAGGAATCTGATGATATTATCCAGACAGAATTTGAGTGCTGCGTTGAATCAGAATTCTATGAATTTACAGAAATGAAATCGCTTGACAAGTTTGAACCTGGGCAAATCTGGGCTCTCTACAATGATATAGATAAGTTCCCCAATTACTATGCTGGCATAAGGAAAGTCGatctcaagaataacaaagtacaAGTGAGATGGCTTGATGTCTCTCCtcggggagaggaggaggaaagaTTGGTCAACGAAGATCGGCCTGTTGGCTGTGGAACCTTTAGGGTTTCCAGCGACAGTGATGCTATTATGACTTACACTGGCACAGAATCATTTTCTCATCCTGTATGTGGTAGACCAACTGGTAGAAGAAACGAATATGAAATAATCCCTCGCCTTCGTGAGGTCTGGGCCGTTTACAAGGACTGGAGGGCTGGATGGACTGCGCGTGATTTTAAAAATTGTGACTATGAATTGGTGGAGATATTGACCCGTACTGATTCGCCCATACAAGTTAAGCTGTTGAGAAAGGTGGATGGTCACAGGACAGTATTTAGAAGAGAGCCAGCTGTGAACACGATATGTACGGATGAGTTCTTAAAGTTCTCTCACCAGATCCCTCACTTCCATCTCACAAATGAAAAAGGAGGCAAGCTTCGAGGCTGTTTGGAGCTCGATCCTTTCTCGGTGCCAGAGAGGTTTCTCGGCATTGATTCAACGTGA